From Pseudanabaena sp. PCC 6802, one genomic window encodes:
- a CDS encoding lectin-like domain-containing protein, which yields MNSAYLASQQKTSDRLRKLAQREAEAEEAILPAAYAGYDVASGTSKYQTLGNSVLSGGSLVSNSAPRIGEAIGPVPTQGLFREIWRSRPRPAVQVIKKEEKFVAAGLEGVAQIDKDVIKLIPDIGIQKIGGIVLSNPISLKQWEIAFEFRLFGGTGFEIAGELYYGDGIAITYLPSKDLGGPGEALGLPNPTQGWAVTIDTYPNEPTPHPCLKILNPDNGIIYQSPKIASLRSTNFQSAQVKYNGRQIEARIAGQSFGANVALPTGYYLAIRGATGSFTQKHEIRNPKFNGTPIKPA from the coding sequence ATGAACAGCGCCTACCTAGCCTCCCAACAAAAGACGAGCGATCGCCTCCGCAAGCTTGCGCAAAGAGAGGCGGAGGCTGAAGAGGCGATTTTGCCTGCCGCCTACGCGGGCTACGACGTGGCGAGCGGTACCTCCAAATACCAAACCCTTGGTAACAGCGTACTCAGTGGCGGCTCGCTCGTCAGCAATTCCGCCCCCAGAATTGGCGAAGCGATTGGCCCGGTACCAACGCAAGGGCTTTTTAGGGAAATCTGGCGATCGCGTCCAAGGCCAGCAGTTCAAGTTATCAAGAAAGAAGAAAAGTTTGTTGCCGCTGGCTTGGAAGGGGTAGCTCAAATAGACAAGGACGTAATCAAGCTGATTCCCGACATCGGGATTCAGAAAATAGGCGGCATCGTTTTGTCCAATCCTATTAGCCTCAAGCAATGGGAAATTGCGTTCGAGTTCCGGCTGTTCGGCGGTACTGGCTTCGAGATCGCGGGCGAACTTTACTACGGAGATGGCATAGCGATTACTTATTTGCCCAGTAAGGATCTGGGCGGCCCTGGCGAAGCTCTCGGGCTGCCGAATCCTACACAAGGATGGGCGGTGACTATCGACACTTATCCCAACGAGCCAACACCGCACCCCTGCTTGAAAATCTTAAATCCCGACAATGGCATAATCTACCAGTCTCCCAAGATCGCTTCCTTGCGGTCTACGAACTTCCAATCCGCTCAGGTCAAGTACAATGGCAGGCAAATTGAAGCCAGGATTGCAGGCCAATCTTTCGGCGCAAATGTCGCGCTGCCGACGGGCTACTATCTAGCAATTCGAGGGGCAACTGGCAGCTTTACCCAAAAACATGAGATTAGGAACCCGAAATTTAATGGCACCCCTATCAAGCCTGCCTGA